A part of Emys orbicularis isolate rEmyOrb1 chromosome 13, rEmyOrb1.hap1, whole genome shotgun sequence genomic DNA contains:
- the LOC135888250 gene encoding antigen-presenting glycoprotein CD1d2-like translates to MLLPLLLLPWAWGSLAASPPVPTGSLTLRLLQTITFHNASSTDMEWTALLGDLETHSLDCSTCEIRFLQPWAQQGLTPKQWQDLQEFIYNNLSKFIRMVNDLVEDEGEGYPFVTQFSIGCELLPNGTSRRFCDAGMNGEDFVSFDTDSGKWVTRRGDKLTLKAQEILNCNKVVAIKLQFVLRMTCVSQLKSSVQHGKESLERQERPVAVVFARAPPPAGTPAPLLLVCRVTGFYPRPIRVAWLQDGEEVGPGWWLNSSGILPNADLTYQLRSSLAVGPGAGHSYACRVQHSSLGGRSLLIPWEHSRHWGPGLVVGITLGVVAVAAVAVVLWRSRRRGCQDVRPGESSP, encoded by the exons AtgctgctccctctgctgctcttgCCCTGGGCATGGGGGTCTCTGGCCG cctcccctcctgTCCCCACAGGGTCTCTCACCCTCCGGCTGCTCCAAACCATCACCTTCCACAACGCCAGCTCCACGGACATGGAGTGGACGGCCCTGCTGGGCGACCTGGAGACCCACTCCCTGGACTGCAGCACCTGCGAGatccgcttcctgcagccctgggcccagcagggccTGACCCCGAAGCAGTGGCAGGATCTGCAGGAGTTCATCTATAACAATCTGTCCAAATTCATCCGTATGGTGAACGATCTGGTTGAGGATGAAGGAGAGGGCT ACCCCTTTGTTACCCAGTTCTCCATTGGCTGCGAGCTCCTCCCCAATGGCACCTCGAGGCGATTCTGTGATGCTGGGATGAACGGCGAGGACTTTGTCAGCTTTGACACGGACAGCGGCAAATGGGTCACTCGCCGGGGGGATAAACTGACTCTCAAAGCCCAGGAGATTCTTAACTGCAACAAAGTTGTGGCCATCAAGCTTCAGTTTGTCCTGAGAATGACGTGTGTCAGTCAGCTCAAGAGCTCTGTCCAGCATGGGAAAGAGTCTCTGGAGAGGCAAG AGCGGCCGGTCGCCGTGGTGTTTGCCCGAGCGCCTCCCCCAGCCGGGACCCCCGCGCCATTACTGCTGGTTTGCCGGGTCACCGGTTTCTACCCCCGGCCCATCCGCGTGGCCTGGCTGCAGgacggggaggaggtggggccgggctGGTGGCTGAACTCCAGCGGGATCCTGCCCAACGCGGACCTGACCTACCAGCTGCGCAGCTCCCTGGCCGTGGGGCCGGGCGCCGGGCACAGCTACGCCTGCCgggtgcagcacagcagcctggggggccgGAGCCTGCTGATCCCCTGGG AGCACAGCAGGCACTGGGGCCCCGGCCTGGTCGTGGGCATCACCCTGGGGGTTGTGGCCGTAGCCGCTGTGGCCGTGGTGCTGTGGCGGAGCAGACGCAG GGGCTGTCAGGACGTTAGACCAGGGGAGTCCAGTCCCTGA
- the LOC135888279 gene encoding antigen-presenting glycoprotein CD1d-like: MCAALGPSSRCPDVCLSPFSPAGMLLPLLLLPWAWGALDASPPVPTGSLTLRLLQTIIFHNASSTDMEGTALLGDLETHSLDCSTCEIRFLQPWAQQGLTLKQWQDLEKLIYNNLSNFIRMVNDLVEDEGEGYPFVIQFTEGCELHPNGTSRRFCDAGMNGEDFVSFDTDSGKWVARRGDKLTLKAEEILNYNQVVAITLQFLLRMTCANQIKSFVQHGKESLERQERPVAVVFARAPPPARIPAPVLLVCRVTGFYPRPVRVAWLQDGEEVGPGWWLNSSGILPNADLTYQLRSSLAVGPGAGHSYACRVQHSSLGGRSLLIPWEQSRPWGPGLVVGITLGVVAIAAVAVVLWRSRHRGYQDVGPGESSP; this comes from the exons ATGTGTGCAGCTCTGGGCCCCTCGTCCCGCTGCCCTGACGTCTGCCTAAGCCCGTTTTCCCCTGCCGGGAtgctgctccctctgctgctcctgccctgggcATGGGGGGCTCTGGACG cctcccctcctgTCCCCACAGGGTCTCTCACCCTCCGGCTGCTCCAAACCATCATCTTCCACAACGCCAGCTCCACGGACATGGAGGGGACGGCCCTGCTGGGCGACCTGGAGACCCACTCCCTGGACTGCAGCACCTGCGAGatccgcttcctgcagccctgggcccagcagggccTGACCCTGAAGCAGTGGCAGGACCTGGAGAAGTTGATCTATAACAATCTGTCCAACTTCATCCGTATGGTGAACGATCTGGTTGAGGATGAAGGAGAGGGCT ACCCCTTTGTTATCCAGTTCACCGAGGGCTGCGAGCTCCACCCCAATGGCACCTCGAGGCGATTCTGTGATGCTGGGATGAACGGCGAGGACTTTGTCAGCTTTGACACGGACAGCGGCAAATGGGTCGCTCGCCGGGGGGATAAACTGACTCTCAAAGCCGAGGAGATCCTTAACTACAACCAGGTTGTGGCCATCACGCTTCAGTTTCTCCTGAGAATGACGTGTGCCAATCAGATCAAGAGCTTTGTCCAGCATGGGAAAGAGTCTCTGGAGAGGCAAG AGCGGCCGGTCGCCGTGGTGTTTGCCCGagcgcctcccccagccaggaTCCCCGCGCCGGTACTGCTGGTTTGCCGGGTCACCGGTTTCTACCCCCGGCCCGTCCGCGTGGCCTGGCTGCAGgacggggaggaggtggggccgggctGGTGGCTGAACTCCAGCGGGATCCTGCCCAACGCGGACCTGACCTACCAGCTGCGCAGCTCCCTGGCCGTGGGGCCGGGCGCCGGGCACAGCTACGCCTGCCgggtgcagcacagcagcctggggggccgGAGCCTGCTGATCCCCTGGG AGCAGAGCAGGCCCTGGGGCCCCGGCCTGGTCGTGGGCATCACCCTGGGGGTTGTGGCCATAGCCGCCGTGGCCGTGGTGCTGTGGCGGAGCAGACACAG GGGCTACCAGGATGTTGGACCAGGGGAGTCCAGTCCCTGA
- the LOC135888122 gene encoding HLA class II histocompatibility antigen, DQ beta 2 chain-like, with protein MELGLAKRPVAVVFAGAPPPAGTPAPLLLVCRVTGFYPRPVCVAWLQDGEEEQTAGVVSTELLHNGDWTFQILVILAMTPRRRDVYTCQVEHISLRGPLIVHWDKKAQTDSPRRKMVAGVGGSVLGLVFMGLGLLVCLRNKKAPPAATFAKAAAVQDAEFPVSHHDVQG; from the exons atggagctgggcttgGCTA AGCGGCCGGTCGCCGTGGTGTTTGCCGGAGCGCCTCCCCCAGCCGGGACCCCCGCGCCGTTACTGCTGGTTTGCCGGGTCACCGGTTTCTACCCCCGGCCCGTCTGCGTGGCCTGGCTGCAGgacggggaggag GAACAGACGGCCGGGGTGGTGTCCACAGAGCTGCTCCACAACGGAGACTGGACCTTCCAGATCCTGGTGATACTGGCGATGACCCCCCGTCGCAGGGACGTCTACACCTGCCAGGTGGAGCACATCAGCCTGCGGGGCCCCCTCATCGTGCACTGGGATAAGA AAGCACAGACTGACTCTCCCAGGCGCAAGATGGTGGCTGGCGTCGGGGGCTCCGTGCTGGGGTTGGTCTTCATGGGCCTGGGATTGCTCGTCTGCCTGAGGAATAAGAAAG ccccacctgctgccaCCTTTGCAAAAGCTGCGGCCGTGCAAGATGCTGAATTTCCTGTTTCTCACCACGACGTGCAGGGGTGA